Proteins encoded within one genomic window of Synechococcus sp. PCC 7335:
- a CDS encoding DUF4327 family protein produces MTTQSTAVPPLTNSVADKLVTEHPMVKFQRKVRSLVDAKAIQPSDSLWKIAFIFSDKWAHWKSELESFGFTMKDSIDDLLAVDCWEEDEDLIEA; encoded by the coding sequence ATGACAACTCAATCGACTGCTGTGCCACCACTAACCAACTCGGTGGCTGACAAGTTAGTGACTGAACATCCAATGGTCAAGTTTCAACGTAAAGTGCGATCGCTAGTTGATGCCAAAGCTATTCAGCCTTCTGATAGCCTATGGAAGATTGCTTTTATCTTTAGCGATAAGTGGGCGCATTGGAAGTCTGAACTAGAATCATTTGGTTTTACGATGAAAGATTCTATCGACGACTTGCTGGCTGTGGACTGTTGGGAAGAGGACGAAGACCTGATAGAAGCGTAG
- a CDS encoding HugZ family protein encodes MQGLSPEKLQQIYQAFPDQFESVILGTTSLDSQPQASYSPCIVDEAKNIYIFVSGLSAHTDNLTTTQKASALFIEDESKTTQMFARKRLSYSCIVTLLDRDSEQWGAIAQAFETRFSNIIDLMKGLPDFRIFQLQPRSGRFVLGFGKAYDIDPNNLDQLIHKGES; translated from the coding sequence ATGCAAGGCTTATCCCCAGAGAAACTTCAACAAATCTATCAGGCGTTTCCCGACCAATTTGAGAGCGTCATTCTAGGAACCACTAGTTTAGATTCTCAACCTCAGGCCAGCTATTCACCTTGTATTGTGGATGAAGCGAAAAATATCTATATCTTCGTTAGCGGTTTATCTGCGCACACCGACAACCTAACCACAACTCAAAAAGCAAGTGCGCTGTTTATAGAAGACGAATCAAAGACGACGCAGATGTTTGCTCGCAAGCGCTTGAGCTACAGCTGCATAGTGACTTTGCTAGACAGAGATAGTGAGCAGTGGGGAGCGATCGCGCAAGCATTTGAGACCCGCTTTAGCAATATCATCGACCTTATGAAAGGCCTACCTGACTTTCGGATCTTTCAATTGCAACCTCGCTCAGGTCGATTTGTTCTAGGATTCGGCAAAGCGTACGATATCGATCCAAACAATCTAGACCAGCTGATACACAAAGGTGAGTCCTAG
- a CDS encoding fatty acid desaturase, which produces MTARSLSTALIRESFVSISIATLIVLLWISTAYASLFLLPDAQTLSIGVVLATIVIRSFLHTGLFILAHDAMHGTLMPAYPKLNDRAGQVILWIYSFLSFDMMQACHHQHHRTPAQTADPDFYPSSFWPWYFKFMRVYIKGGQGWTIFWGMSAFFYPMVLGLGVPVLNAVLFWLLPQALSSWQLFYFGTYRPHKRPDGGHTNVHRANSSRATPLLSFLSCYHFDYHWEHHEYPHLPWYKLPSMHQQ; this is translated from the coding sequence ATGACTGCTCGATCCTTATCTACCGCCTTAATTAGAGAATCTTTTGTCTCTATCTCTATTGCTACACTGATTGTACTCCTTTGGATATCAACTGCTTACGCCAGTCTATTCTTATTACCTGACGCCCAAACACTCTCTATAGGCGTCGTGTTAGCAACTATTGTCATCCGGTCGTTTCTGCATACGGGCCTATTCATCTTGGCGCATGACGCAATGCACGGCACGCTGATGCCTGCCTACCCAAAGCTGAATGATAGAGCTGGGCAAGTCATCTTGTGGATATACAGTTTTCTATCTTTTGACATGATGCAGGCGTGCCACCACCAGCATCACCGTACCCCGGCCCAGACTGCTGATCCAGACTTCTATCCGAGCAGCTTCTGGCCCTGGTACTTCAAATTTATGCGGGTTTATATCAAAGGTGGGCAGGGCTGGACAATCTTTTGGGGGATGTCTGCCTTCTTTTATCCAATGGTTTTGGGTCTAGGTGTACCTGTTCTCAACGCAGTTTTGTTTTGGCTGTTACCCCAAGCCTTAAGCTCTTGGCAGCTATTTTACTTTGGCACCTATCGTCCCCATAAGCGCCCAGATGGCGGTCATACTAACGTTCATCGGGCCAATAGTAGTCGTGCTACGCCGCTTCTATCATTCTTGAGTTGCTACCACTTCGACTACCATTGGGAACATCACGAGTATCCGCATCTGCCTTGGTACAAGCTGCCATCTATGCACCAGCAGTAG
- a CDS encoding DUF1499 domain-containing protein yields the protein MGLFSFSGTPPTDLGVKDGRLKACPGTPNCVCSHTPTDDTEHAISPLTFTGSAKDAIARLKTIIEGMERSKINTVSDDYLYAEFSSKLMGFVDDVEFYVPAGESVIHTRSAARLGKSDLGANRKRTEEIRKKFTAS from the coding sequence ATGGGTTTATTTTCTTTTTCGGGTACGCCACCTACCGATCTGGGGGTAAAAGACGGACGACTAAAGGCGTGTCCGGGTACACCTAACTGTGTATGTTCTCACACGCCTACTGACGATACGGAGCATGCGATTTCGCCCCTTACCTTTACTGGCTCAGCTAAGGACGCGATCGCTCGGCTCAAAACCATCATTGAAGGGATGGAACGCTCGAAGATAAATACCGTGAGCGATGACTATCTCTACGCAGAATTCTCTAGTAAACTGATGGGCTTTGTCGACGATGTAGAATTCTACGTGCCAGCCGGTGAGTCAGTCATTCATACCCGCAGTGCAGCCCGCCTTGGCAAGTCTGATCTAGGGGCGAACCGCAAGCGAACTGAGGAAATTCGTAAAAAATTCACAGCTAGCTAG
- a CDS encoding Ppx/GppA phosphatase family protein: MVNTVEAELSVHDERTSKDLDESLSIGRIEDALNLTLQERLLSKGRPELVLVAIDIGTNSIHMVIVKIDATLPSFNIIGKEKDTVRLGDFCEETGSLTEEAMTRGIASLKRCLQIAERFQADDVVAVATSAVREAVNGQVFIDRVKTEVGLSINLIAGKEEARRIYLGVISGMELKGQPHVIVDIGGGSTEIIAGRGGRHDFLSSTKVGAVRLTSQFVTTDPISKEEYTYLKAYVRGMLEPTIDSLRSKLRQKLAGTAHEHMTLSMIGTSGTIECLAALEAIDKTGSEPDPINGCLLTRSELDARINQLRKMSYTERLALPGMSERRAEIVVPGAIILQTVMKLLNISQLKVCERALREGVVVNWMLINGLIEDRMAFQDSIRDRSVRKLANKYKANGDTVAQFATSLFDQTQGVLHNLSLLEREYLWAAAMLHNSGHYISHSAHHKHSYYLIRNGGLLGFTETEIEIIGNIARYHRKNLPKRRHDNYNNLPGKYERKLVDQLGAILRVAVALDRARSQAITSIETIFDDQSRTLTLQLTPDDANNKCELELWNIGYKKAWFEEVFGVSLDATVSVVGN, from the coding sequence ATGGTAAATACTGTTGAAGCTGAGCTGTCTGTCCACGATGAACGAACCTCAAAGGACTTAGACGAGTCTCTATCCATAGGAAGAATAGAAGACGCACTCAACCTTACCTTGCAAGAAAGGTTGCTAAGCAAGGGTCGCCCAGAGCTGGTGCTAGTCGCTATAGATATTGGCACTAACTCTATTCATATGGTGATTGTCAAAATTGACGCAACGCTACCTTCTTTCAACATTATTGGCAAAGAAAAAGACACAGTTCGACTCGGAGACTTTTGCGAAGAAACCGGTAGCCTGACAGAAGAAGCTATGACAAGAGGCATTGCTTCGCTCAAGCGCTGCTTGCAAATTGCTGAGCGTTTTCAAGCGGATGATGTTGTCGCCGTAGCGACTAGCGCTGTACGTGAAGCGGTCAATGGCCAAGTATTTATTGATCGCGTCAAGACAGAGGTTGGCCTATCGATTAATCTGATTGCTGGCAAGGAAGAAGCCAGGCGGATTTATCTAGGCGTGATTTCTGGCATGGAGCTAAAAGGTCAGCCTCACGTGATTGTAGATATTGGTGGTGGCTCTACGGAGATTATTGCGGGTCGCGGGGGGCGTCATGACTTTTTAAGTAGTACTAAGGTCGGCGCGGTACGCCTGACATCACAGTTTGTGACGACTGATCCCATTAGCAAAGAGGAGTATACGTATCTAAAAGCTTACGTTCGAGGCATGCTAGAACCCACCATAGATTCGCTTAGATCTAAGCTAAGGCAGAAGCTAGCAGGGACAGCGCACGAGCATATGACGCTGAGCATGATTGGCACTTCTGGCACGATTGAGTGTTTAGCTGCGCTTGAAGCGATTGATAAAACCGGATCAGAGCCCGATCCAATCAACGGCTGTTTGCTGACACGCAGTGAGCTAGATGCTCGGATTAATCAGCTCCGTAAGATGAGCTATACAGAGCGGTTAGCACTGCCAGGGATGTCTGAGCGACGAGCAGAGATTGTGGTGCCAGGTGCAATTATCTTGCAGACGGTCATGAAGCTTTTGAACATCTCGCAGCTCAAGGTCTGTGAAAGAGCCTTACGGGAGGGCGTAGTCGTCAATTGGATGCTGATCAACGGCCTGATCGAAGATCGCATGGCATTTCAAGACTCGATTCGCGATCGCTCTGTGCGAAAGCTTGCAAATAAATACAAAGCTAATGGCGACACCGTTGCCCAGTTTGCAACTAGCCTATTCGATCAAACCCAAGGGGTGTTGCATAACCTATCGCTGCTGGAGCGAGAATATCTGTGGGCAGCGGCAATGCTACATAATAGCGGCCACTATATTAGTCATTCTGCGCATCACAAGCATTCTTATTACCTAATTCGCAATGGTGGGCTACTAGGCTTCACAGAGACTGAGATAGAAATTATCGGAAATATTGCTCGCTACCATCGCAAGAATCTACCTAAAAGGCGACACGACAACTACAACAATTTGCCAGGGAAGTACGAGCGCAAGCTAGTCGATCAGCTAGGGGCAATACTACGAGTGGCAGTAGCCCTAGATAGGGCACGCAGCCAGGCGATTACATCTATCGAAACCATCTTTGACGATCAAAGCAGAACGCTGACGCTGCAGCTCACGCCTGACGATGCAAACAACAAATGTGAGCTGGAGCTTTGGAACATCGGCTACAAGAAAGCCTGGTTTGAAGAGGTATTTGGAGTCAGCCTAGACGCTACAGTTTCCGTAGTCGGCAACTAA
- a CDS encoding universal stress protein produces MINKILVALDTNESYEAVFQVALDMAKAESAELTLLSVLSTDGTGELPTMAYPSLAGYPFAVPEYAWDAYQKQYDMCKRRGYETLSKLEHRATKVGVRARVFQDVGDPGTLICNRAKTEKASLVVVGTHGRRGINELLIGSVSSYVMHRAPCSVLIVRAQTANTEAAESEAFTQDHKLTAA; encoded by the coding sequence ATGATTAATAAGATCCTGGTTGCGCTAGATACCAACGAGTCTTATGAAGCGGTGTTTCAAGTAGCCCTTGATATGGCTAAAGCAGAAAGTGCAGAGCTAACGCTCCTAAGCGTTCTCTCAACCGATGGAACGGGTGAACTACCCACGATGGCCTATCCCAGCCTAGCCGGCTACCCGTTTGCAGTCCCTGAGTATGCCTGGGATGCCTACCAAAAACAATATGACATGTGCAAGCGAAGGGGATATGAAACGCTTTCTAAACTAGAGCATAGAGCAACAAAAGTGGGCGTGCGGGCTAGGGTCTTTCAAGACGTAGGCGATCCAGGAACCCTCATTTGCAATCGCGCAAAAACCGAGAAAGCCAGCCTAGTGGTAGTAGGTACCCATGGACGCAGGGGCATCAACGAACTACTCATTGGTAGCGTCAGTAGCTACGTTATGCACCGGGCTCCCTGCTCAGTGCTGATAGTTCGTGCTCAAACTGCCAATACAGAAGCAGCAGAGTCTGAAGCTTTTACTCAAGACCATAAGCTGACAGCTGCATAG
- a CDS encoding DUF4327 family protein, producing the protein MATSLQRKVYTLDMLRDETRALVYRRVVDRQQPIYGLSHHIPDHRWECFKLELANNEFLLRDRIIDLLSQDRWEEDT; encoded by the coding sequence ATGGCTACTTCGCTTCAAAGGAAAGTCTATACGCTTGATATGCTACGCGACGAGACTAGAGCGCTTGTATACAGAAGAGTTGTCGATCGTCAGCAGCCTATCTACGGGCTATCTCACCATATCCCAGACCATAGATGGGAGTGCTTCAAGTTAGAACTAGCTAATAATGAGTTTTTACTGCGCGATCGCATTATCGATCTTCTCAGCCAGGATCGTTGGGAAGAAGATACATAA
- a CDS encoding thioredoxin domain-containing protein, producing MSIPVPSRRSGYRIGNANAPIMVEVFFDLECPFSKKCWDTVMQVKAAYTAEQLYWVFQPMSLGNHRQSWDATKAAIAVSDADTQKFIDFVSYLFGKQPEFANEAWKDKTQTEFHTFLAECAAEATAYKDKEQFLKLLSSKEIYAQARIPARFAIVRGVWSTPTFFINGAEATTLSSSSSVQDWRSVIDDLL from the coding sequence ATGTCTATTCCTGTTCCGTCTCGTCGTAGTGGCTACCGTATTGGCAATGCAAATGCGCCAATTATGGTTGAAGTGTTCTTTGATCTCGAGTGTCCTTTCTCTAAAAAGTGCTGGGACACTGTGATGCAGGTAAAGGCAGCCTATACAGCAGAGCAGCTCTATTGGGTGTTTCAGCCGATGTCGTTGGGCAACCATCGACAAAGTTGGGATGCGACCAAAGCAGCGATCGCGGTCTCTGATGCAGATACCCAAAAGTTTATTGACTTTGTTAGCTATTTGTTCGGCAAGCAGCCAGAGTTTGCTAATGAAGCCTGGAAAGATAAAACCCAAACAGAGTTTCACACCTTTCTAGCTGAATGCGCCGCTGAGGCGACAGCGTATAAAGACAAAGAACAGTTTCTCAAGTTGCTAAGTAGTAAAGAAATCTACGCTCAAGCTCGCATCCCAGCGCGCTTTGCGATTGTACGCGGTGTTTGGTCTACGCCAACGTTCTTTATCAACGGCGCAGAAGCCACTACCCTATCATCTAGTTCTAGCGTGCAAGACTGGCGTTCTGTCATCGATGATCTTCTGTAG
- a CDS encoding aldo/keto reductase produces MLYRRFGRTELQMPVFSCGGMRYQHSWQDLPPDTIPQKNQENLEATIRRALSLGINHIETARGYGTSEIQLGKVLPTFERSKLIVQSKVSPRANPTEFSRTVELSLSNLNLDYLDLLGFHGVNNAETLDYSIRPGGCMDAARKLKAQGKVRHIGFSTHGPTQVIVDAIESDLFDYVNIHWYYIFQDNWRAIEAAARRDMGVFIISPSNKGGNLYSPPPRLVELCKPLSPMVFNDLFCLSHPQVHTLSLGAACPSDFDEHMKVLPLLDQADELLAPILERLEKRAIATLGEHWYHTWQEGLPDLQSTPGQINIAIALWLGNLVEAFDMVEYAQSRYNLLGGASHWFPGNKADNLSQFDLTDSLKNSPHSQTIPDRLARIHEKIGGEDVKRLSQQ; encoded by the coding sequence ATGCTCTATCGCCGCTTTGGCCGTACCGAACTACAAATGCCGGTTTTCTCCTGTGGCGGCATGCGATATCAACACTCCTGGCAGGACCTACCACCGGATACTATCCCTCAGAAAAATCAAGAAAATCTAGAGGCAACTATCCGCCGAGCGCTCTCACTGGGAATCAATCATATTGAGACAGCTAGGGGCTATGGCACCTCGGAAATTCAGTTAGGTAAGGTGCTACCAACCTTCGAGCGTAGTAAACTGATTGTTCAATCGAAAGTCTCACCCCGAGCCAATCCCACTGAATTCTCCCGAACCGTTGAGCTTTCGCTTTCTAATTTGAATCTAGACTACCTAGACTTGCTAGGTTTTCATGGAGTTAACAACGCTGAGACGTTGGATTACAGCATTCGACCCGGCGGCTGTATGGACGCCGCTAGGAAGCTAAAAGCACAGGGCAAAGTTCGTCATATTGGGTTTTCTACTCACGGCCCAACCCAAGTCATTGTCGATGCTATTGAAAGCGATCTGTTTGACTATGTAAACATTCACTGGTACTACATTTTTCAAGACAACTGGCGCGCGATTGAAGCTGCAGCGCGGCGAGATATGGGTGTCTTTATTATCAGTCCTTCTAATAAAGGCGGAAACCTATATAGTCCACCGCCCAGACTAGTAGAGCTGTGCAAGCCACTCAGTCCGATGGTGTTCAACGATCTGTTTTGCCTCAGCCATCCGCAGGTGCATACGCTAAGTTTGGGTGCTGCTTGTCCGTCTGACTTCGATGAGCATATGAAAGTGCTGCCCCTGCTCGATCAGGCAGATGAACTGCTGGCGCCTATTCTAGAACGCTTGGAAAAGCGGGCGATCGCCACCCTAGGAGAACATTGGTATCACACGTGGCAAGAAGGTCTCCCCGACTTGCAATCAACCCCAGGACAGATCAATATTGCGATCGCCCTTTGGCTCGGTAATCTGGTTGAAGCCTTCGATATGGTTGAATACGCCCAGTCTCGCTACAACCTACTTGGCGGTGCTAGCCATTGGTTTCCTGGGAACAAAGCCGACAACCTCAGCCAATTCGACCTCACGGATAGCCTCAAAAACAGTCCTCATTCCCAGACCATTCCTGACCGTCTTGCCAGAATTCATGAAAAGATTGGTGGCGAAGATGTCAAAAGGCTATCCCAACAGTGA
- a CDS encoding PolC-type DNA polymerase III — translation MVAHAAKFQGQSALLSIELLSYYRQISASPLTVVDVETTGALGHNARVIEVSVLHASLADGLEHQESYLINPQVKIPEYITRITGITPEMVYSSPPPEEIWPKCQPLLEGDRVFTAHNLDFDYSFLRTEYKRLGIRFYKPPLQKLCTVILSRMLLADLPSRSLPNLIKHFNFDIDTSHRAEADTKACWLLAKTLLTQIQNEDDETLLKRFGQQWIRLQDAAKILNCRKEDAQQKLETANVETRLSFKRKLPMYRRCGVEQFYYAQQGQQMSLL, via the coding sequence ATGGTTGCTCACGCTGCAAAATTTCAGGGACAATCCGCGCTTCTATCTATTGAACTGCTGAGCTACTATCGCCAGATCAGCGCTTCGCCACTCACCGTCGTTGATGTCGAGACGACCGGAGCCCTTGGACACAATGCCCGCGTCATCGAAGTTTCTGTTCTTCACGCCAGCCTTGCCGATGGACTAGAACATCAAGAAAGCTATTTAATTAACCCCCAAGTCAAAATCCCCGAATATATTACCAGGATCACCGGCATTACCCCTGAAATGGTCTACTCCTCGCCGCCACCCGAGGAGATCTGGCCCAAATGTCAACCTTTGCTAGAAGGCGATCGCGTGTTTACCGCTCACAACCTTGATTTTGACTATTCCTTTTTGCGCACCGAATACAAACGACTTGGCATCCGTTTTTACAAGCCTCCGCTCCAAAAACTCTGTACCGTTATCCTCTCTAGAATGCTGCTTGCCGATCTGCCCTCTCGCAGTCTGCCAAACCTAATCAAGCACTTCAACTTTGATATCGACACTTCTCACCGCGCTGAAGCTGACACCAAAGCCTGTTGGCTACTCGCTAAAACTCTACTCACCCAAATTCAGAACGAAGACGATGAGACCCTACTTAAACGCTTTGGTCAGCAGTGGATACGCCTACAAGATGCCGCCAAGATATTGAACTGTCGAAAAGAAGACGCTCAGCAAAAGCTAGAGACCGCTAACGTAGAAACTCGTCTATCGTTCAAGCGAAAGCTACCTATGTATCGACGCTGCGGCGTGGAGCAGTTCTACTACGCCCAACAGGGACAGCAGATGTCCTTGTTATGA
- a CDS encoding DUF427 domain-containing protein: MHPEPITPKPGQESVWDYPRPPRIEDVFKHIRIIFNGKLIADTHRAKRILETSHPPNYYISFADIEMMYLTPSSHSTYCEWKGQASYYTVQIGHRQAKNAAWYYPNISPEYEELSQYVGFYPRPMDACYVDDEKVKPQAGNFYAGWITSDIVGPFKGDAGTWGW; encoded by the coding sequence ATGCACCCTGAACCTATCACTCCTAAACCTGGTCAAGAATCCGTATGGGACTATCCTCGGCCACCCAGGATTGAGGACGTGTTCAAACACATTAGAATTATCTTCAACGGCAAGCTAATCGCCGATACTCACCGTGCCAAAAGGATTCTAGAGACTAGTCATCCCCCTAACTACTACATCTCGTTCGCCGACATCGAGATGATGTACCTAACGCCAAGCTCACATTCTACCTACTGCGAGTGGAAGGGACAGGCCAGTTACTACACGGTGCAGATTGGCCATCGGCAGGCCAAAAATGCCGCTTGGTACTACCCCAACATTTCTCCTGAGTATGAAGAGCTGAGCCAATACGTGGGATTTTATCCCAGACCGATGGATGCTTGCTATGTAGATGATGAGAAAGTGAAGCCTCAGGCTGGCAACTTTTATGCGGGATGGATCACCAGTGATATCGTCGGACCATTCAAAGGTGACGCTGGCACCTGGGGTTGGTAG
- the sufR gene encoding iron-sulfur cluster biosynthesis transcriptional regulator SufR, whose amino-acid sequence MREDILRFLLKRGTATAGAIARHLDITPQGIRRHLKNLETDGLIEHQTSQAGIGRPNHVYKLSRKGREQFPDQYDQFALSLLDTVADTLGPEHVSKLLRHQWQQKAAEYRKQLGDAPLNERMQTLVKLRQAEGYMAECYPADDSTDDLAFVITEYNCAIAHIAESYPTVCGHELAMFALALPDCSVERTHWLVDGEHQCGYLVKMRVSS is encoded by the coding sequence ATGCGAGAGGATATTTTGCGCTTTCTATTGAAGCGAGGGACAGCGACAGCAGGCGCGATCGCCCGTCATTTAGATATCACCCCTCAAGGTATCCGTCGCCATCTAAAGAATTTAGAGACTGACGGGCTCATAGAACACCAAACTAGCCAAGCAGGCATAGGACGGCCGAATCACGTCTATAAGCTTAGCCGCAAGGGGCGAGAGCAGTTTCCCGATCAGTACGATCAGTTTGCGCTGTCGCTGTTAGATACGGTGGCGGATACGCTAGGGCCTGAGCATGTCAGCAAGCTGCTAAGACATCAGTGGCAGCAGAAGGCGGCAGAGTATAGAAAGCAGCTAGGCGATGCTCCACTTAATGAACGAATGCAGACGCTGGTGAAGCTGCGTCAGGCCGAAGGATATATGGCAGAATGCTATCCAGCGGATGATTCTACGGATGATTTAGCCTTTGTAATCACAGAGTATAATTGCGCGATCGCCCACATTGCCGAATCCTATCCGACGGTATGTGGTCACGAGCTAGCGATGTTTGCTCTGGCCTTACCCGATTGCTCTGTAGAGCGCACTCATTGGCTAGTTGATGGTGAACATCAGTGTGGCTATCTGGTCAAAATGAGAGTTAGTTCCTAA
- a CDS encoding ferredoxin-thioredoxin reductase catalytic domain-containing protein, with translation MSTPNTTQGSDKSLEIMRNFAQSYAKRTGTYFCQDLGVTAVVLEGLAKHKDDLGAPLCPCRHYEDKEAEVKATYWNCPCVPMQERQECHCMLFLTEDNPFSGTEREITFEQIREVTDK, from the coding sequence ATGAGTACCCCCAACACCACGCAAGGTTCTGATAAAAGTCTTGAAATTATGCGGAATTTTGCTCAAAGCTATGCCAAACGTACCGGCACGTATTTTTGCCAAGATCTAGGGGTCACTGCGGTTGTACTAGAAGGGCTAGCTAAGCATAAGGATGATTTAGGTGCGCCGCTATGCCCCTGCCGCCATTACGAAGATAAAGAAGCCGAGGTCAAAGCAACCTATTGGAACTGTCCTTGTGTGCCTATGCAAGAGCGTCAGGAATGTCACTGCATGCTTTTTCTGACTGAAGATAACCCTTTCTCGGGGACGGAAAGAGAAATTACTTTTGAACAGATTCGTGAAGTGACTGATAAGTAG
- the sufB gene encoding Fe-S cluster assembly protein SufB, with translation MSSSVQSVVSQPYKYGFVTDIESDSLPRGLSEDVVRAISAKKEEPQFMLDFRLKAYRRWLELEEPTWPNVKYPPIDYNEIVYYSAPKQSEKKLGSLDEVDPALLDTFDKLGISINEQKRLANVAVDVVFDSVSIATTFKKDLAKHGVIFCSISEAVKEHPELVKEYLGTVVPVGDNYFTALNSAVFSDGSFVYIPKGVKCPMDLSTYFRINNGDSGQFERTLIVAEESSSVTYLEGCTAPMYDSNQLHAAVVELVALDSAEIKYSTVQNWFAGDENGKGGIYNFVTKRGLCKGDNSKISWTQVETGSAITWKYPSCVLAGDNSVGEFYSVALTNNYQQADTGTKMVHVGKNTRSTIISKGISAGKSKNSYRGLVKVNPKAEGARNYSQCDSMLLGDASNANTFPYIQVQNSSAQVEHEASTSKIGEDQLFYFAQRGISPEDAVSMIISGFCRDVFNELPMEFAAEADKLLSLKLENSVG, from the coding sequence ATGAGTTCTAGCGTTCAGTCTGTAGTTAGTCAGCCATACAAGTACGGTTTTGTCACTGATATTGAATCCGATAGTCTTCCGCGCGGTCTCAGTGAAGATGTCGTTCGCGCCATCTCCGCTAAGAAAGAGGAACCGCAGTTTATGCTCGACTTTCGCCTCAAGGCGTATCGTCGTTGGCTAGAGCTTGAGGAGCCGACATGGCCGAATGTCAAATATCCGCCAATCGACTACAACGAAATTGTTTATTACTCAGCGCCAAAACAGTCTGAGAAGAAGCTAGGTAGTCTGGATGAAGTTGATCCAGCTCTGCTAGATACTTTTGATAAGTTAGGGATTTCTATCAATGAGCAAAAGCGCTTAGCCAATGTCGCAGTAGACGTGGTTTTTGACAGTGTCTCGATTGCCACTACCTTCAAAAAGGATCTAGCAAAGCATGGCGTTATCTTTTGTTCTATTTCAGAAGCGGTCAAAGAACATCCAGAGCTAGTTAAAGAGTATCTAGGCACGGTTGTTCCGGTTGGAGATAACTACTTCACGGCGCTGAACTCAGCCGTATTTTCTGACGGGTCATTCGTCTACATTCCAAAGGGCGTTAAGTGTCCGATGGATCTTTCTACCTACTTTCGAATTAATAATGGCGATTCTGGACAGTTTGAACGGACGCTGATTGTAGCGGAAGAGAGTAGCTCTGTGACTTATCTAGAAGGCTGCACTGCACCTATGTACGACAGCAATCAGCTTCACGCGGCTGTTGTCGAACTCGTTGCTTTAGACAGCGCTGAGATTAAGTACTCCACAGTTCAAAACTGGTTTGCTGGCGACGAAAATGGCAAAGGCGGAATCTACAACTTCGTGACTAAGCGCGGACTATGTAAGGGTGATAACTCCAAAATTTCTTGGACTCAGGTAGAGACTGGCTCTGCGATTACTTGGAAATACCCTAGCTGCGTCCTAGCAGGTGACAACTCAGTCGGTGAGTTTTATTCAGTTGCACTGACTAACAACTACCAGCAGGCAGACACTGGCACCAAAATGGTTCATGTGGGCAAAAACACTCGCAGCACTATCATCTCTAAGGGGATCTCTGCGGGTAAATCAAAAAACAGCTATCGCGGCTTGGTTAAAGTCAATCCGAAGGCAGAAGGAGCACGGAACTACTCCCAGTGTGATTCTATGCTGCTAGGTGATGCCTCAAACGCTAATACATTCCCTTATATCCAGGTGCAAAACAGCTCTGCTCAAGTAGAGCACGAAGCCTCTACCTCGAAGATTGGGGAAGATCAGCTCTTTTACTTTGCACAGCGTGGCATCTCGCCTGAAGATGCCGTCTCGATGAT